A genomic region of Octopus sinensis linkage group LG2, ASM634580v1, whole genome shotgun sequence contains the following coding sequences:
- the LOC115225966 gene encoding protein GVQW3-like yields MRSGREDNFEARYAIKISVKLMKKSSTETYEIPYCFWINLYVPSICFHWHKMFKDGRKEMRADVKCRRERDVRTSKLVDEMAAVHRIIHEDVNMYRICAKFILRVLSDEQTERRVNDSREMVELFTFIPSVLESMVTCIECWIYHYDPRTKKQNAQWQHLDSPKPKKVR; encoded by the coding sequence ATGCGGTCAGGACGTGAAGACAATTTCGAAGCTCGCTATGCAATAAAGATCAGTGTTAAACTGATGAAAAAAAGCTCTACAGAAACTTACGAAATACCATACTGCTTTTGGATTAACTTGTATGTGCCAAGCATCTGTTTTCACTGGCACAAGATGTTTAAGGACGGCAGAAAGGAGATGAGAGCCGACGTGAAGTGTAGAAGAGAGAGGGACGTCAGAACATCAAAGCTGGTTGACGAAATGGCAGCTGTACACAGAATCATTCATGAAGATGTAAACATGTACAGAATTTGTGCAAAATTTATTCTCAGGGTGCTCAGTGACGAACAGACGGAAAGACGCGTTAATGACAGTAGGGAGATGGTTGAGCTCTTTACCTTCATCCCAAGTGTACTTGAGTCTATGGTGACCTGTATCGAATGCTGGATCTACCATTATGATCCAAGAACCAAGAAACAGAATGCTCAATGGCAACATCTTGACTCTCCCAAACCCAAGAAGGTCAGGTAA